In a genomic window of Acidilobus saccharovorans 345-15:
- a CDS encoding ABC transporter substrate-binding protein — MTGVLSRVRRSISTTALAVIIVVVVVVAVIGGYYAYISTKKPSVKYITIGVVYDSSGEFASSSMPEYEGLELWASWVNSHGGIYVKQYGRNLTVKVIALNAASNPSTAESDYETLVNTYHVDVLVADFGSVMTAPAVSFTNASHVLLWDVTGSSFKFFTNNNYIILTSLPVSPYFVLYVPGFLHMLGIHNVAVVYDDNDFNAYQAYFLAPGLSSYGIKVVYNTSVATSTSQYTSLVAAIESLHPQAVLELGYPTNDEAFLSQVEASHACFPLVLTNFPGQLLPIFVSSEPTAVNGTFTLAYPPIVEYTPQVASKLGLQWFGPTLPQFESMWVNFTHTSPNFLAIAGFNAGLIIQLAIQDAGTLNQAALKQAVLSDVSGKVMTIDGIFNVTSNGMQVGENPIPAQVFVWPNGTTTVNLLYPSEYANATAIYPEPCP, encoded by the coding sequence GTGACGGGTGTTTTGAGTAGGGTCCGCAGAAGTATATCAACAACCGCCCTGGCGGTCATTATCGTGGTAGTAGTCGTAGTAGCTGTTATAGGAGGATACTATGCATATATATCAACTAAGAAGCCCTCCGTCAAGTACATAACCATTGGCGTGGTCTACGACTCGAGCGGCGAGTTCGCGTCGTCGTCAATGCCAGAGTACGAGGGCCTTGAGCTCTGGGCGAGCTGGGTCAACAGCCACGGCGGCATATACGTCAAGCAGTACGGCAGGAACCTCACGGTTAAGGTAATAGCCCTCAACGCGGCCAGCAACCCGTCCACTGCCGAGAGCGACTACGAGACGCTAGTCAACACTTACCACGTGGACGTGCTTGTGGCTGACTTCGGCTCAGTGATGACAGCGCCCGCGGTGAGCTTCACTAACGCCAGCCACGTGCTGCTGTGGGACGTGACGGGCAGCTCGTTCAAGTTCTTCACTAACAACAACTACATAATATTGACCAGCCTGCCTGTCTCGCCGTACTTCGTCCTCTACGTCCCAGGGTTCCTGCACATGCTAGGAATTCATAATGTTGCAGTGGTCTATGATGATAACGACTTCAACGCCTACCAGGCGTACTTCCTGGCCCCAGGCCTGAGCAGCTACGGAATTAAGGTGGTCTACAACACGAGCGTGGCGACGTCAACGTCGCAGTACACCAGCCTAGTGGCAGCGATTGAGAGCCTACACCCGCAGGCGGTGCTTGAGCTTGGCTATCCGACTAACGATGAAGCCTTCCTCTCGCAGGTGGAGGCCTCGCACGCCTGCTTCCCGCTCGTGTTAACCAACTTCCCAGGCCAGCTGCTCCCAATATTTGTGAGCAGCGAGCCAACAGCGGTCAACGGCACCTTCACCCTGGCCTACCCGCCCATAGTGGAGTACACGCCGCAGGTGGCCTCAAAGCTGGGCCTTCAGTGGTTTGGGCCCACGCTGCCCCAGTTCGAGAGCATGTGGGTGAACTTCACCCACACGTCGCCTAACTTCCTGGCAATAGCCGGCTTCAACGCTGGACTCATAATCCAGCTTGCCATACAGGACGCGGGCACGCTGAACCAGGCCGCGCTCAAGCAGGCCGTGCTCAGCGACGTAAGCGGCAAGGTGATGACGATAGACGGCATATTCAACGTGACCTCAAACGGGATGCAGGTTGGTGAGAACCCAATACCTGCCCAGGTCTTCGTCTGGCCCAACGGCACAACTACGGTCAACCTGCTCTACCCGTCCGAGTACGCCAACGCCACGGCGATCTACCCAGAGCCCTGTCCATGA
- a CDS encoding branched-chain amino acid ABC transporter permease yields MNAGPLVGYALVVGLLEGLYFAFMALGLNLVFGVVRMVNIAHGDLIVMGGYLAFVLFSAFKLNSLGSMVAAFLLFFVVGIALYYVLVPRLQGSSDPEMFSFIAFFGISMFIEAIATLIFGEYPLSLPFSALLGGSVEFMGHGIPKAFIVMAGVSAAVLVLTYYYLEMTGLGRATRAMMQNPEQSAALGVNSKLVALFAFSYGIALAGAAGAFTPYVFGNIYAAAGTQITAIAFTIVIIGALGNPLSTVIGGLIFGVFYQVLEVFVPSLAYAIVFIALLAIIVAKPGGLLGGEQREV; encoded by the coding sequence TTGAACGCTGGCCCACTGGTAGGATATGCCCTGGTCGTCGGCCTCCTTGAAGGCCTTTACTTCGCGTTTATGGCGCTGGGCCTGAACCTGGTTTTCGGCGTGGTCAGAATGGTCAACATAGCCCACGGCGACCTAATAGTTATGGGCGGCTACCTGGCCTTCGTGCTCTTCTCAGCGTTTAAGCTTAACAGCCTCGGCTCCATGGTGGCCGCGTTCCTGCTGTTCTTCGTTGTTGGCATAGCCCTCTATTACGTCCTAGTGCCGAGGCTTCAGGGCAGCTCAGACCCTGAGATGTTCTCGTTCATAGCCTTCTTCGGCATCTCCATGTTCATAGAAGCTATAGCGACTCTTATATTCGGCGAGTACCCGCTCAGCCTCCCCTTCTCGGCGCTGTTAGGGGGCTCCGTTGAGTTCATGGGCCACGGCATACCCAAGGCCTTCATAGTAATGGCCGGCGTCTCAGCGGCAGTGCTCGTATTGACCTACTACTACCTCGAGATGACGGGCCTCGGCAGGGCCACCAGGGCTATGATGCAGAACCCCGAACAGTCGGCAGCCCTCGGCGTGAACTCCAAGCTGGTGGCCCTCTTCGCCTTTTCCTACGGCATAGCCCTGGCCGGCGCGGCCGGCGCCTTCACCCCGTACGTCTTTGGCAACATCTACGCCGCGGCGGGGACGCAGATAACTGCGATAGCCTTCACGATAGTCATCATAGGGGCCCTGGGAAACCCGCTGAGCACCGTCATAGGGGGGCTCATATTCGGCGTCTTCTACCAGGTGCTTGAGGTCTTCGTGCCGTCGCTCGCATACGCCATAGTGTTCATCGCGCTGCTAGCGATAATCGTGGCAAAGCCGGGAGGCCTGCTGGGAGGTGAGCAGCGTGAGGTCTGA
- a CDS encoding branched-chain amino acid ABC transporter permease: MRSELRSPVGFGKREAKELAILAAVLAVIFLAGPLAYRNQFFFLSMMIYMMLAFGINMIYGFTGYLPFGYTVFYGLGAYGVYIGLVLGLHPALAFIFSIAISMAVAAVLLPLFRLRSHYFAIATLAALLAVNYLVASSELARWTGGGKGASLVTIYDPNLTYYVTFVLLLVFLAVTSLVKYSRYGLALRAIRGSALTASMDGVNVPLIRGLAWLISALMAAVAGAMYGWYVSFFYPDIFSVATDVYVITYAIFGGAGTLTGPILGSIILSSVYQFIGIYYTEYLNIVFGILLVLLILFMPRGLVDLLNRKAHLRLP; this comes from the coding sequence GTGAGGTCTGAGCTGAGGAGCCCCGTGGGCTTCGGCAAGAGGGAGGCCAAGGAGCTGGCCATACTAGCAGCTGTCCTGGCCGTCATATTCCTGGCCGGCCCGCTGGCCTACAGGAACCAGTTCTTCTTCCTCAGCATGATGATCTACATGATGCTGGCCTTCGGAATAAATATGATATATGGCTTCACGGGCTACCTTCCCTTCGGCTACACGGTGTTCTACGGCCTTGGAGCCTACGGCGTTTACATAGGCCTGGTCCTCGGCCTTCACCCCGCCCTGGCGTTCATCTTCAGCATAGCAATATCAATGGCCGTCGCCGCAGTCCTGCTGCCCCTCTTCAGGCTCAGGTCCCACTACTTCGCAATAGCCACCTTGGCCGCCCTGCTGGCAGTAAATTACCTCGTGGCGTCCTCGGAGCTGGCAAGGTGGACCGGCGGCGGCAAGGGCGCGTCGCTGGTGACCATTTATGACCCCAACCTGACGTACTACGTGACCTTTGTGCTCCTCCTGGTATTCCTGGCCGTGACGTCGCTGGTTAAGTACAGCCGCTATGGGCTGGCCCTCAGGGCCATAAGGGGTAGCGCGCTCACAGCGTCGATGGACGGCGTCAACGTCCCCCTAATAAGGGGCCTGGCGTGGCTCATCAGCGCCCTCATGGCAGCTGTCGCCGGGGCCATGTATGGCTGGTACGTCTCGTTCTTCTACCCTGATATATTCAGCGTTGCCACCGACGTCTACGTGATAACCTACGCGATATTCGGCGGCGCTGGGACCCTTACAGGTCCCATACTGGGCTCTATAATACTGAGCAGCGTCTACCAGTTCATAGGCATCTACTACACGGAGTACCTTAACATAGTATTTGGCATACTTCTGGTGCTGCTGATACTCTTTATGCCAAGGGGCCTGGTGGACCTGCTCAACAGGAAGGCGCACCTGAGGCTGCCGTAG
- a CDS encoding ABC transporter ATP-binding protein, whose protein sequence is MQSNNPILEVKGLWAGYGKLVVVRDLSLSLERGTTTLILGLNGAGKTTTLKTIAGILPAIKGSVTFEGKDVTHTPSFQRARMGLVMITDNPVFPDMTVSDNIKLAARTGDSRVVQEAVKYFPELSKFLSFRAASLSGGQRKMLAMAMAMVSKPKVLLLDEPSTGLSPLMVSKVVGYVKLLKSLGITILLAEQNPSFISVADYVMVMEMGRAKIFGRAEEVGKLEDVRKTFFQVT, encoded by the coding sequence GTGCAGTCGAATAACCCCATACTTGAGGTCAAGGGCCTCTGGGCAGGCTACGGAAAGCTCGTGGTCGTCAGGGACCTGAGCCTCTCGCTGGAGAGGGGGACCACCACGCTGATACTTGGACTTAACGGGGCTGGAAAGACTACAACCCTTAAGACTATAGCGGGCATACTGCCTGCCATTAAGGGCAGCGTAACATTTGAGGGAAAGGACGTAACTCACACGCCGTCCTTCCAGAGGGCCAGGATGGGGCTGGTCATGATAACTGATAACCCTGTCTTCCCTGACATGACCGTGTCCGATAACATAAAGCTTGCCGCGAGGACAGGGGACAGCAGAGTTGTCCAGGAGGCAGTTAAGTACTTCCCTGAGCTCTCGAAGTTCCTCTCCTTCAGGGCCGCCTCTCTCTCGGGTGGCCAGAGGAAGATGCTGGCCATGGCTATGGCCATGGTCTCTAAGCCGAAGGTCCTGCTCCTCGACGAGCCTTCAACGGGCCTCTCCCCGCTGATGGTGTCCAAGGTGGTGGGCTACGTGAAGTTGCTCAAGTCACTGGGGATAACTATACTTCTAGCCGAGCAGAACCCATCATTTATATCAGTGGCCGACTACGTGATGGTTATGGAGATGGGCAGGGCCAAGATCTTTGGGAGGGCCGAGGAGGTCGGCAAGCTGGAGGACGTCAGGAAGACTTTCTTCCAGGTGACCTAA
- a CDS encoding ABC transporter ATP-binding protein gives MLEAESLVKSFGKLIAVDHFSMNIERGEVKALIGPNGAGKTTFVNLVTGALTPDEGRIRLDSRCIVRLPSYKRARLGIARTYQIPKPYPNLTVLENVMVSSIYAAGLEGEDAMSAAVEALKYVGIYNMADKLASELNAEQQKLLDFARALAARPKYLLIDEIGAGLSVDELEGLASKIRAVAKQGVGVLYIGHIMKMVKSVADWVIVMNEGRKVTEGTYDDIANNEEVIKIYLGEKGAVE, from the coding sequence TTGCTAGAGGCGGAGTCGCTGGTCAAGAGCTTCGGCAAGCTGATCGCGGTTGACCACTTCAGCATGAACATAGAGAGGGGCGAGGTAAAGGCCCTCATAGGCCCTAACGGCGCAGGCAAGACTACGTTTGTCAACCTTGTGACGGGGGCCCTGACCCCAGACGAGGGAAGGATAAGGCTTGACAGCAGGTGCATAGTCAGGTTACCATCGTACAAGAGGGCCAGGCTTGGCATAGCTAGGACCTATCAGATACCCAAGCCATACCCGAACCTCACGGTGCTGGAGAACGTCATGGTGTCGTCCATCTACGCCGCGGGCCTTGAGGGGGAGGATGCGATGAGCGCCGCCGTGGAGGCGCTTAAGTACGTGGGCATTTATAACATGGCAGACAAGCTGGCCTCGGAGCTCAACGCAGAGCAGCAGAAGCTCCTCGACTTTGCCAGGGCCTTAGCCGCCAGGCCCAAGTACCTTCTTATTGATGAGATAGGGGCTGGCCTGAGCGTTGACGAGCTTGAGGGCCTGGCCTCAAAGATAAGGGCCGTGGCCAAGCAGGGGGTTGGAGTGCTCTACATAGGGCACATAATGAAGATGGTGAAGTCCGTGGCCGACTGGGTTATAGTAATGAACGAGGGCAGGAAGGTCACCGAGGGGACCTACGACGACATAGCCAATAACGAGGAGGTCATAAAGATTTACCTGGGTGAGAAGGGTGCAGTCGAATAA